In a single window of the Deinococcus aetherius genome:
- a CDS encoding patatin-like phospholipase family protein gives MSDFGLVLGGGGARGLAHIGVWRVLEEEGLRPRVLAGTSIGGLVAAFIAAGFSAEDLTRVSGAVSWRRLLDWRLGRGLLNAVAFEAWLGANLPPTFEELRTPLAVTATDVLTGRQVYLSSGRLFPALRATTAYPGAIDPVPQGDMLLADGGVLNQVPVDAALFLGVHRVVAVDVTASGPLELPARRRLWRREAEAHLGPVQALRRAADIMQAQLTDARLSLYRPDVLLRPAVVGVDLQSFHRGTQAIQAGEEAARAELPRLRALAS, from the coding sequence ATGTCGGACTTCGGGTTGGTGCTGGGGGGCGGGGGCGCGCGGGGCCTCGCCCATATCGGGGTCTGGCGGGTGCTGGAGGAAGAAGGACTGCGCCCGAGGGTGCTGGCGGGCACGAGCATCGGCGGGCTCGTCGCGGCCTTTATCGCGGCGGGCTTCTCGGCCGAGGACCTGACGCGGGTGTCGGGTGCGGTGTCGTGGCGGCGGCTCCTCGACTGGCGGCTGGGGCGGGGCCTGCTGAACGCGGTGGCCTTCGAGGCGTGGCTGGGGGCGAACCTTCCCCCCACCTTCGAGGAACTGCGCACCCCGCTGGCGGTGACGGCGACCGACGTGCTCACCGGGCGGCAGGTGTACCTGTCGAGCGGCAGGCTCTTCCCGGCACTGCGGGCGACGACCGCCTACCCCGGCGCCATCGACCCGGTGCCCCAGGGGGACATGCTGCTCGCCGACGGGGGCGTCCTCAATCAGGTGCCGGTGGACGCCGCGCTCTTTTTAGGGGTTCACCGGGTGGTGGCGGTGGACGTGACCGCATCCGGTCCCCTCGAACTGCCCGCGCGGCGCCGTCTGTGGCGGCGGGAGGCGGAGGCGCACCTGGGGCCCGTTCAGGCACTGCGGCGGGCCGCCGACATCATGCAGGCGCAATTGACCGACGCGCGGCTGAGCCTTTACCGCCCGGACGTGCTGCTGCGGCCCGCCGTGGTGGGGGTGGACCTCCAGAGCTTCCACCGGGGCACGCAGGCAATCCAGGCGGGGGAGGAGGCCGCGCGGGCCGAGTTGCCCCGGCTGCGGGCTCTGGCCTCCTGA
- a CDS encoding LCP family protein, which yields MRRRAVLLLLLLLAGLVALLSPAAPALARYGALPRKADGPVTLLLAGVTPNYPPSPVWPYPAAPEDYSGLTDTIVLAQFRPDGTANLLSIPRDTWMNIPGWGWGKINGSNVHGGPEMLVDAVQRLTGVRVDGYALLSLHAVRSLTDAAGGVTLDVPQRMKYDDNAGKLHIDLQPGRQHLSGGQAEGFLRFRKDGLGDIGRVARQQTYLSAMVGQVKSPVNWWRLPGMVAALNANTKSNLTREEVGAVLGSALAGLKVNMHTVPGSFGGGGTWLPDRAALEAIVREHFRDPNDPRFLTVAVVNVGAPGGSARRLKARLEELGYQDVRISDGPRADVPTTVTGKAASAVLRDVGHGQLSDAEGVPGADVTVRLGSDTPAN from the coding sequence GTGCGCCGCCGTGCCGTTCTCCTCCTCCTGCTTCTCCTCGCCGGGCTGGTCGCCCTGCTCTCCCCCGCCGCCCCGGCCCTGGCCCGCTACGGGGCCTTGCCCCGCAAGGCGGACGGCCCGGTCACGCTGCTGCTGGCGGGCGTCACACCGAACTACCCGCCCAGCCCGGTGTGGCCCTACCCGGCGGCCCCCGAGGACTACAGCGGCCTGACCGATACCATCGTCCTCGCGCAGTTCCGGCCGGACGGCACGGCGAACCTGCTCTCCATCCCACGCGACACCTGGATGAACATTCCCGGCTGGGGCTGGGGCAAGATCAACGGCTCGAACGTCCACGGGGGGCCCGAGATGCTGGTGGACGCCGTGCAGCGCCTGACGGGCGTGCGGGTGGACGGGTACGCCCTGCTCTCGCTCCACGCCGTGCGCTCGCTTACCGACGCGGCGGGCGGAGTGACCCTCGATGTGCCGCAGCGCATGAAGTACGACGACAATGCGGGAAAGCTCCACATCGACCTGCAACCGGGGCGCCAGCATCTCAGCGGCGGGCAGGCCGAGGGCTTCCTGCGCTTTCGCAAGGACGGCCTGGGCGACATCGGGCGGGTGGCGCGGCAGCAGACCTACCTGTCGGCGATGGTGGGTCAGGTGAAAAGTCCGGTCAACTGGTGGCGCCTACCCGGCATGGTCGCCGCGCTGAACGCGAACACGAAGTCCAACCTGACGCGGGAGGAGGTCGGCGCCGTCCTCGGCTCGGCGCTGGCGGGGCTGAAGGTCAACATGCACACCGTTCCCGGCTCCTTCGGCGGGGGCGGGACCTGGCTTCCCGACCGCGCGGCCCTGGAGGCTATCGTCCGCGAGCACTTCCGCGACCCGAACGACCCCCGCTTCCTCACCGTGGCGGTCGTGAACGTCGGGGCGCCCGGCGGCTCCGCCCGCCGCCTCAAGGCCCGGCTGGAGGAGCTGGGCTACCAGGACGTGCGGATTTCCGACGGCCCGCGCGCCGACGTGCCCACCACCGTCACCGGCAAGGCCGCCTCCGCCGTCCTGCGCGACGTGGGCCACGGGCAACTCTCCGACGCGGAGGGCGTTCCCGGCGCGGACGTGACCGTGCGCCTGGGGAGCGACACGCCCGCGAACTGA
- a CDS encoding serine/threonine-protein kinase, translating to MPLAGQMVGEGVRLVRPLGRGSHSVVYFAVGPQGQACAVKIFEAAYTQHAVREYRHASGLDHPRLVRVLAATQVEDRPALVMTLARGVTLFERYLRRPALTCDRRTFLLTLAHVLGALDHLHTRGLVHRDLKPENVLVEQGGGATVVDLDLSGPVREVFPVPTRVGTAAFQSPEAARGEPLGPESDLYGVGVLLGWGLTGELPEPGAPVLFGPDPLAPLYAALTDPDRARRPASAHAVRETLLGLSGLPY from the coding sequence ATGCCGCTGGCGGGTCAGATGGTGGGGGAGGGGGTCAGGCTCGTGCGCCCCCTCGGTCGCGGGTCGCACAGCGTCGTTTATTTCGCGGTGGGGCCACAGGGGCAGGCGTGCGCGGTCAAAATCTTCGAGGCCGCCTACACTCAGCATGCCGTACGGGAGTACCGCCACGCGAGCGGACTCGACCACCCGCGCCTCGTCCGGGTGCTGGCTGCCACGCAGGTGGAAGACCGTCCCGCCCTCGTCATGACGCTCGCGCGCGGCGTCACCCTCTTCGAGCGTTACCTCCGGCGGCCCGCCCTGACCTGTGATCGCCGCACCTTTTTGCTCACCCTCGCCCACGTGCTCGGGGCGCTCGACCACCTGCACACGCGCGGGCTCGTCCACCGCGACCTCAAGCCCGAGAACGTGCTCGTGGAGCAAGGTGGCGGCGCGACCGTGGTGGACCTCGACCTGTCGGGCCCGGTGCGCGAGGTCTTTCCCGTCCCCACCCGCGTGGGCACCGCCGCCTTCCAGAGCCCGGAGGCGGCGCGCGGCGAGCCCCTCGGCCCCGAGAGCGACCTTTATGGCGTCGGCGTGCTGCTGGGCTGGGGATTGACGGGGGAACTGCCCGAGCCCGGCGCTCCCGTCCTGTTCGGCCCCGACCCCCTCGCCCCCCTCTACGCCGCCCTCACCGACCCCGACCGCGCCCGCCGCCCGGCCAGCGCCCACGCGGTGCGGGAGACGCTGCTGGGGCTGTCGGGGTTGCCGTATTGA
- a CDS encoding alpha-amylase family glycosyl hydrolase — translation MTHPLTGDLQWWQSGIIYQIYPRSFQDASGDGVGDLRGITSRLGYVASLGVEAVWLSPIFTSPMRDFGYDVADYVGIDPLFGTLEDFDALVAEAGRLGLKVMLDFVPNHTSSDHPWFREALTGRGSPKRDWYVWRDAAPDGGPPNNWKSFFGGGAWTLDEASGQYYLHQFLPSQPDLNWRNPKVRAAMADVLRFWMQRGVDGFRVDVIWLLAEDERFLDEPENPEWRPGQPEHNSLLHIYTQDQPETHAYIRELRQVLDEFSAPGHDRMMVGEIYLPVDRLLPFAGTRDAPMVHLPFNFHLILMPWDAAQVRAFADMYDAACRAAASWPNWVLGNHDQHRFKTRVGAAQYRVAQTLLLTLRGTPTAYYGDEIGMENVPIPVGKMVDPAGLQQPDVPSASRDPERTPMQWDTSPNAGFAPADATPWLPLAADFETVNVRAQEDDPTSDLNYFRALTWLRREHSALIGGDYRSLETGFADVFAFERTLGDERLTVLLNFGGEERDLGETAWGTTLLSSRNDTPASGAALRPNEARILG, via the coding sequence GTGACGCACCCTCTTACCGGCGATCTCCAGTGGTGGCAGAGCGGAATCATCTACCAGATTTATCCGCGCTCCTTTCAGGACGCCTCGGGCGATGGCGTGGGCGACCTGCGCGGGATCACCTCAAGGCTGGGGTACGTGGCCTCGCTGGGGGTGGAGGCGGTGTGGCTTTCCCCCATCTTCACGAGCCCCATGCGCGACTTCGGGTACGACGTGGCCGACTACGTAGGCATCGACCCCCTCTTCGGCACGCTGGAGGATTTCGACGCGCTGGTGGCGGAGGCGGGGCGACTGGGGTTGAAGGTGATGCTCGACTTCGTGCCCAACCACACCTCGTCCGACCATCCGTGGTTCCGGGAGGCGTTGACCGGGCGCGGGAGCCCGAAGCGCGACTGGTACGTGTGGCGCGACGCGGCCCCGGACGGCGGCCCCCCGAACAACTGGAAGTCCTTTTTCGGGGGCGGCGCATGGACGCTCGACGAGGCCAGCGGGCAGTATTACCTCCACCAGTTCCTGCCCAGTCAGCCCGACCTCAACTGGCGCAACCCCAAGGTGCGCGCGGCGATGGCGGACGTGCTGCGTTTCTGGATGCAGCGGGGAGTGGACGGCTTCCGGGTGGACGTGATCTGGCTGCTGGCGGAGGACGAGCGCTTTCTGGACGAGCCGGAGAACCCCGAGTGGCGGCCCGGGCAGCCCGAGCACAATAGCCTCCTGCACATCTACACCCAGGACCAGCCCGAAACTCACGCGTACATCCGTGAGTTGCGGCAGGTCCTCGACGAATTCTCGGCGCCGGGGCACGACCGGATGATGGTGGGAGAGATCTACCTTCCGGTGGACCGCCTGCTTCCCTTCGCGGGCACGCGGGACGCGCCGATGGTCCATCTGCCCTTCAACTTCCACCTGATCCTGATGCCGTGGGACGCCGCGCAGGTGCGCGCCTTCGCCGACATGTACGACGCGGCGTGCCGGGCGGCCGCCTCGTGGCCGAACTGGGTCCTCGGCAACCACGACCAGCACCGCTTCAAGACGCGGGTGGGGGCGGCGCAGTACCGGGTGGCTCAGACGCTGCTCCTGACCCTGCGCGGCACGCCGACCGCCTACTACGGTGACGAGATCGGCATGGAGAACGTGCCCATCCCCGTAGGCAAGATGGTGGACCCGGCGGGCCTCCAGCAGCCCGACGTGCCGAGCGCCAGCCGCGACCCCGAACGCACCCCGATGCAGTGGGACACCTCCCCAAATGCGGGGTTCGCCCCGGCGGACGCGACCCCCTGGCTCCCCCTCGCCGCCGACTTCGAGACGGTGAACGTACGGGCGCAGGAGGACGACCCCACGAGCGACCTGAACTACTTCCGGGCCCTGACCTGGTTGCGCCGCGAGCACTCCGCCCTGATCGGCGGCGACTACCGCTCGCTGGAGACCGGCTTTGCCGACGTGTTCGCCTTCGAGCGGACGCTGGGGGATGAGCGCCTGACCGTCCTGCTCAACTTCGGCGGCGAGGAGCGCGACCTGGGCGAGACCGCGTGGGGGACAACGCTCCTGAGCAGCCGGAACGATACCCCGGCGAGCGGCGCCGCGCTGAGGCCGAACGAGGCGCGGATTCTGGGGTAG
- a CDS encoding ClbS/DfsB family four-helix bundle protein, whose product MHTPHSRAELLARIAFERQLWQDTVEAIGPRHALAPGAMGRDWTFLDLVAHLTTWWRWEVANVALIRRGERPSPPPSREEVQVINAWTQLTNRDRAWKDVTRDAAETWDQLAAGVAALPEQDLLAVGGFEWLGDEGLGQRLLVGFLDHWHVEHEPKARALLDDLTARG is encoded by the coding sequence ATGCACACTCCCCACAGCCGGGCTGAACTGCTTGCGCGGATCGCGTTCGAGCGGCAACTGTGGCAGGACACCGTGGAGGCCATCGGTCCACGCCACGCCCTTGCACCGGGCGCAATGGGGCGAGACTGGACCTTCCTCGATCTGGTGGCCCACCTCACGACGTGGTGGCGGTGGGAGGTGGCGAACGTCGCCCTGATTCGGCGTGGAGAGCGGCCTTCCCCCCCTCCTTCCCGTGAGGAGGTGCAGGTGATCAACGCCTGGACGCAACTCACCAACCGGGACCGTGCCTGGAAGGACGTGACACGCGACGCCGCCGAGACGTGGGACCAGTTGGCGGCAGGTGTGGCCGCGCTGCCCGAGCAAGACCTACTCGCCGTGGGAGGATTTGAATGGCTGGGCGACGAGGGCCTTGGTCAGCGCCTGCTGGTGGGCTTCCTGGACCACTGGCACGTCGAGCACGAGCCGAAAGCCCGCGCCCTGCTGGACGACCTGACCGCGCGGGGTTAG
- a CDS encoding manganese catalase family protein, whose protein sequence is MFYYDGKLQYPVRVETPDPRFARALQQAIGGVEGEMRVCLQYLFQAFGARGPKKYRDMLLATGTEEIAHIEMLATAVAMNLEGASSTMQEAAAKANPLVEAVMGGGDPRQYLSAGMAALASDANGVPFDGSHVYASGNLAADMYSNVTAEATGRALACRLFELTDDPGMKDMLRFLIARDTMHQQQWLAVIEELGGHQGTLPIPNSFPVKEELRDVSYDYVFTGIEGVQPPQGRWTQGPSLDGMGEFRLVAAQPMGQEPMLAPPMPQAYAETQQMTGAGMSGTKDESLS, encoded by the coding sequence ATGTTCTATTACGACGGCAAGTTGCAGTACCCCGTTCGCGTCGAGACGCCCGACCCACGCTTCGCCCGCGCCCTGCAACAGGCGATTGGCGGCGTGGAGGGCGAAATGCGGGTGTGCCTCCAGTACCTCTTCCAGGCGTTCGGCGCACGCGGCCCCAAGAAGTACCGTGACATGCTGCTCGCCACCGGCACCGAGGAGATCGCCCACATCGAGATGCTGGCGACCGCCGTGGCGATGAACCTGGAGGGGGCTTCCAGCACCATGCAGGAGGCCGCCGCCAAGGCCAACCCCCTCGTGGAGGCCGTGATGGGCGGCGGGGACCCCCGCCAGTACCTCTCGGCGGGCATGGCGGCGCTAGCCTCCGACGCCAACGGCGTGCCCTTCGACGGCTCGCATGTGTACGCCAGCGGCAACCTCGCCGCCGACATGTACTCCAACGTGACCGCCGAGGCGACGGGCCGCGCCCTGGCCTGCCGCCTCTTCGAGCTGACCGACGACCCCGGCATGAAGGACATGCTGCGCTTCCTGATCGCCCGGGACACCATGCACCAGCAGCAGTGGCTCGCCGTGATCGAGGAATTGGGCGGTCATCAGGGCACCCTGCCCATCCCCAACTCCTTCCCGGTGAAGGAGGAACTGCGCGACGTGAGCTACGATTACGTCTTCACCGGGATCGAGGGCGTGCAGCCCCCGCAGGGCCGCTGGACCCAGGGTCCCTCGCTCGACGGCATGGGCGAGTTCCGTCTCGTCGCCGCCCAGCCGATGGGCCAGGAGCCCATGCTCGCGCCCCCCATGCCCCAGGCCTACGCCGAGACCCAGCAGATGACGGGCGCGGGAATGTCTGGGACGAAGGACGAGTCGCTGAGCTGA